One Lycium barbarum isolate Lr01 chromosome 5, ASM1917538v2, whole genome shotgun sequence genomic window carries:
- the LOC132639300 gene encoding histone H3.3-like, whose protein sequence is MKLNLQMKKLNSIYRKSVIYFLEFSIKDVFSESKCTVLLLHLLLPKFQSFQQASISGKFKKIRCTEKTTCNSTGGKTPRKQLATKAAHISAPTTGGVKKSHRYRPETVALREIRKYQKSIGLLTKQLPFQRLIREIAQDLKPDLRFQSHAVLALQIAVEAFLVGLFEDTNLCAIHANRVIIIRKDFQLARRIRGRKILEC, encoded by the exons ATGAAATTAAATTTGCAGATGAAGAAACTAAATTCCATATATAGAAAATCTGTAATATATTTCCTCGAGTTCTCAATAAAAGATGTCTTCTCAGAATCAAAATGTACTGTGCTGCTTCTTCACCTTcttcttccaaaatttcaatctTTTCAACAAGCTTCAATTTcaggaaaattcaagaaaattagaTGTACTGAGAAAACAACATGTAATTCTACAGGAGGCAAGACTCCAAGGAAGCAGCTTGCCACTAAGGCGGCCCATATATCTGCCCCAACAACCGGAGGAGTTAAGAAGTCTCACAGATACAGACCTGAAACTGTTGCTCTTCGTGAAATCCGCAAGTACCAAAAGAGTATTGGGCTCTTGACCAAGCAATTGCCATTTCAA AGGCTTATTCGTGAAATTGCACAAGATTTGAAGCCTGATTTGCGTTTCCAGAGTCATGCTGTTTTGGCCTTGCAGATAGCAGTTGAGGCATTTCTTGTGGGATTGTTTGAAGACACAAATTTGTGCGCCATTCATGCCAATCGTGTAATAATCATACGCAAGGATTTCCAACTTGCTAGAAGAATTAGGGGGAGAAAGATTTTAGAATGCTAG